A single window of Nicotiana tomentosiformis chromosome 1, ASM39032v3, whole genome shotgun sequence DNA harbors:
- the LOC104114604 gene encoding DNA damage-repair/toleration protein DRT100-like has translation MGLTGVTFLVTLMLLTAVTIPANGCSPADQAALMNFKAALNEPYLGIFNTWTGTNCCQGWNGVSCDPNTQRVADIVLRGESEDPIYEKAGRSGYMTGSLSPSLCKLDGLTTLIVADWKGISSEIPACLTSLKNLRIVDLIGNKITGQIPANIGQLSKLAVLNLADNQISGSIPGSIVNLGKLMHLELSNNQISGEIPSDIGKLSMMSRALLNKNKLTGSIPNSISKLYRLADLDLSMNQITGSIPAQLGSMPVLSTLNLDSNQLSGSIPKNLLSSPGLNILNLSRNSLEGLLPDVFGSKTYFTHLDLSYNNLRGSIPKSLASAKYIGHLDLSYNHLCGPIPNGSPFDHLEASSFSNNDCLCGSPLRTC, from the coding sequence ATGGGTCTTACCGGAGTAACATTCTTGGTCACTCTGATGTTGCTGACCGCCGTCACTATTCCGGCAAATGGTTGCTCGCCGGCAGACCAAGCAGCATTAATGAACTTCAAAGCAGCACTTAACGAGCCATATTTGGGCATTTTCAACACATGGACGGGCACCAACTGTTGCCAGGGTTGGAACGGTGTTAGCTGTGACCCGAATACTCAACGGGTCGCCGACATTGTTCTTCGGGGCGAATCCGAAGACCCGATTTACGAGAAAGCCGGCCGGTCTGGTTACATGACCGGTTCACTCTCCCCCTCCCTCTGCAAACTCGATGGCCTTACTACCCTCATCGTCGCCGACTGGAAAGGCATCTCCAGCGAAATTCCGGCTTGTCTCACGTCGTTAAAAAATCTCCGTATAGTTGATCTCATCGGAAACAAAATCACCGGCCAAATTCCGGCGAACATCGGTCAGCTAAGTAAACTCGCCGTCCTTAACCTCGCCGATAATCAAATCTCCGGCTCAATCCCCGGCTCAATTGTCAATCTCGGCAAATTAATGCACCTTGAGCTTAGCAACAATCAAATCTCCGGCGAAATTCCGTCCGATATCGGGAAACTCAGCATGATGAGTAGAGCACTACTCAACAAGAACAAACTCACCGGTTCAATCCCGAACTCAATCTCCAAACTCTACCGGTTAGCCGATCTCGATTTATCAATGAACCAAATTACCGGTTCAATCCCAGCCCAGCTCGGTTCAATGCCTGTTCTCTCAACCCTAAACCTAGACTCCAACCAACTCTCCGGTTCAATTCCCAAAAATCTACTCAGTAGCCCCGGTTTAAACATCCTTAACTTAAGTAGAAACTCATTAGAAGGATTATTACCCGATGTTTTTGGTTCAAAAACATATTTTACGCATCTCGATTTATCGTACAACAATCTTAGGGGTTCAATTCCTAAATCCTTGGCTTCAGCTAAGTACATTGGTCATTTGGATTTGAGCTACAATCACCTTTGCGGCCCGATTCCAAACGGGTCTCCATTCGATCATCTAGAAGCTTCATCTTTCTCTAACAACGATTGTTTGTGTGGATCGCCATTACGTACTTGTTAA